One Pseudonocardia sediminis DNA window includes the following coding sequences:
- a CDS encoding fumarate hydratase gives MPEFHHTDVLPLGADETEYRELDLPAGETFSAGGRTFLEVPPATVTGLVRAAVTDIQHLLRPSHLAQLRSIIDDPEASGNDRFVATDLLRNACVSAGGVLPMCQDTGTAIVVGKRTETVLTGGDDEASVSRGIFEAYQELNLRYSQMAPTTFWDEKNTGTNLPAQVELYTKPGRDPYYEFLVLAKGGGSANKTFLYQETKALLNPKRLAAFLDEKLRSLGTAACPPYHLAVVVGGMSAEYNLKVAKLASARYLDGLPTEGSPLGHAIRDPDLEQQVLELTRNFGIGAQFGGKYFCHDVRVIRLPRHGASLPVGIAVSCSADRQAKAKITPAGVFLEQLERDPARYLPDTENEQLSDDVVRVDLNRPMDEIRAQLSSLPVKTRLSLTGPLVVARDIAHAKIAERLDAGEEMPQYLRDHAVYYAGPAKTPEGYASGSFGPTTAGRMDSYVKQFQEAGGSLVMLAKGNRSKQVVDSCAANGGFYLGSIGGPAARLAQDCIRKVDVLEYPELGMEAVWKIEVEDFPAFVVMDDKGNDFFADTSAPTLQVSFRT, from the coding sequence ATGCCCGAGTTCCACCACACCGACGTGCTCCCGCTCGGGGCCGACGAGACCGAGTACCGCGAGCTCGACCTTCCGGCCGGGGAGACCTTCTCCGCCGGAGGCCGGACCTTCCTCGAGGTCCCGCCCGCGACCGTGACCGGCCTCGTCCGTGCCGCCGTGACCGACATCCAGCACCTGCTTCGGCCGTCGCACCTGGCCCAGCTCCGCTCCATCATCGACGACCCGGAGGCCTCCGGGAACGACCGTTTCGTCGCGACCGACCTGCTGCGCAACGCCTGCGTCTCGGCCGGTGGCGTGCTGCCGATGTGCCAGGACACCGGCACCGCGATCGTCGTCGGGAAGCGGACCGAGACCGTCCTGACCGGCGGGGACGACGAGGCCTCGGTCTCGCGCGGGATCTTCGAGGCCTACCAGGAGCTGAACCTGCGCTACTCGCAGATGGCGCCGACGACGTTCTGGGACGAGAAGAACACCGGCACCAACCTGCCCGCGCAGGTCGAGCTCTACACCAAGCCCGGCCGGGACCCGTACTACGAGTTCCTGGTGCTGGCCAAGGGCGGCGGCTCGGCCAACAAGACGTTCCTCTACCAGGAGACGAAGGCGCTGCTGAACCCCAAGCGCCTCGCCGCGTTCCTCGACGAGAAGCTGCGCAGCCTGGGCACGGCCGCCTGCCCGCCGTACCACCTGGCCGTCGTCGTCGGGGGCATGTCGGCGGAGTACAACCTCAAGGTCGCCAAGCTCGCCTCGGCCCGCTACCTCGACGGGCTGCCCACCGAAGGGTCCCCGCTGGGACACGCGATCCGCGATCCCGACCTGGAACAGCAGGTCCTGGAGCTGACCCGCAACTTCGGCATCGGCGCCCAGTTCGGCGGCAAGTACTTCTGCCACGACGTCCGCGTGATCCGGCTGCCGCGCCACGGCGCCTCGCTGCCGGTGGGCATCGCGGTGTCCTGCTCGGCCGACCGCCAGGCCAAGGCCAAGATCACGCCGGCCGGGGTGTTCCTGGAGCAGCTCGAGCGCGACCCGGCTCGCTATCTGCCCGACACCGAGAACGAGCAGCTCTCCGACGACGTCGTGCGGGTCGACCTGAACCGCCCGATGGACGAGATCCGCGCCCAGCTCTCGTCGCTGCCGGTGAAGACCCGGCTGTCGCTGACCGGGCCGCTGGTCGTGGCGCGCGACATCGCGCACGCGAAGATCGCCGAGCGTCTCGACGCCGGCGAGGAGATGCCGCAGTACCTGCGCGACCACGCGGTCTACTACGCCGGACCGGCCAAGACCCCGGAGGGTTACGCATCCGGATCGTTCGGGCCGACCACAGCCGGGCGGATGGACTCCTACGTGAAGCAGTTCCAGGAGGCCGGCGGATCACTGGTGATGCTGGCCAAGGGCAACCGCTCGAAGCAGGTCGTGGACTCCTGCGCCGCGAACGGCGGGTTCTACCTGGGCTCGATCGGGGGCCCGGCCGCGCGCCTGGCCCAGGACTGCATCCGCAAGGTCGACGTCCTGGAGTACCCAGAGCTGGGGATGGAGGCCGTCTGGAAGATCGAGGTCGAGGACTTCCCGGCGTTCGTCGTCATGGACGACAAGGGCAACGACTTCTTCGCCGACACCTCCGCCCCGACCCTGCAGGTCTCCTTCCGGACCTGA
- a CDS encoding bifunctional GNAT family N-acetyltransferase/acetate--CoA ligase family protein, with amino-acid sequence MPPLGKLALDGTRPEKTPESYPRHWEADVVASDGGIVHLRPITADDAEDLLVFHSKLSDRTRYLRYFGPYPRISERDLKRFTEVDHRKRVAFLALLGGEIVAVGRYEGLGKPDEPVVSAEVAFVVRDDHQARGLGSILLEHLAAAARENGLSRFEAEVLVENHAMVRVFREAGYGVTRAFAEGVLHLEFDIDPTERSIAVRDSREQAAEARSVANLLHPGSVAVIGASADESKIGHAVLTNLLSTGFTGPVYPVNPDARSVRGVRAYPSVIDIPDEVDLAVVAVPAAGIDDVMDSCLAKGVKVLVVISSGFADAGGGGTVAERRLVTEARSHGMRVVGPNALGVANPSPAVRLNATLAPKLPGHGRTGFFCQSGALGTAILASARSRGLGLSSFVSAGNRADVSGNDLLQYWQTDPDTDVVLLYLETFGNPRKFARVARRLARTKPVVAVKSGRHTAPVPSLAAISPPIDEASVEALFEQSGVIRVETLPQLFDTALLLAYQPLPAGRRVAVVGNSTALNLLVTDGLLDEGLELAGDPVDVGTAASPEQFAAGVEGALRGPDAPDALIAVFVPPVAMPGADYAHALRDVADGAGIPVSAVFLAVEGIPHELSVPGPDGSPGRGSVPSYASPERAAAALGRVTRYAEWRETPVGEFVVPEGIDTARARTLVTSLGGEREHTLTDDEAVELLGCYGIDVTAFRTVHGADAAVEAAGELGFPVVLKAVGQRWRHRSDFVGVRLDLGSAEAVRTAHAELALLTGSDEVYVQAMAPKGTSCMLEVVDDPSFGSLLSFGLSGLATELLDDHAYRVLPVSTDDAARLVRAPRAAPLLTGYRGTEPVRMDALEDLVLRVGQLTEDIPQVRSLALDPILASPQGAFVTGARLTLGPPPSRDDAGPRRLR; translated from the coding sequence ATGCCGCCGCTGGGGAAGCTCGCCCTGGACGGCACCCGGCCGGAGAAGACGCCCGAGTCCTACCCGCGGCACTGGGAGGCCGACGTCGTCGCCTCCGACGGCGGGATCGTGCACCTGCGCCCGATCACCGCCGACGACGCCGAGGACCTGCTCGTCTTCCACTCCAAGCTCTCCGACCGGACCCGCTACCTGCGCTACTTCGGCCCCTACCCACGGATCTCGGAGCGGGACCTGAAGCGGTTCACCGAGGTCGACCACCGCAAGCGGGTCGCGTTCCTGGCCCTGCTCGGCGGGGAGATCGTCGCGGTGGGCCGCTACGAGGGACTCGGCAAGCCCGACGAGCCCGTCGTCTCGGCCGAGGTGGCGTTCGTGGTGCGCGACGACCACCAGGCCCGCGGGCTCGGCTCGATCCTGCTCGAGCACCTGGCCGCGGCGGCGCGGGAGAACGGGCTGAGCCGGTTCGAGGCCGAGGTGCTGGTGGAGAACCACGCCATGGTGCGGGTGTTCCGGGAGGCCGGGTACGGCGTCACCCGGGCGTTCGCCGAGGGTGTGCTGCACCTGGAGTTCGACATCGACCCGACGGAGCGCTCGATCGCGGTCCGCGACTCCCGCGAGCAGGCGGCCGAGGCCCGCAGCGTGGCCAACCTGCTCCACCCCGGCTCGGTCGCGGTGATCGGCGCGTCGGCCGACGAGTCGAAGATCGGGCACGCGGTCCTGACCAACCTGCTCTCCACCGGGTTCACGGGCCCGGTCTACCCGGTGAACCCGGACGCCCGGTCGGTGCGCGGCGTGCGCGCCTACCCGTCGGTGATCGACATCCCGGACGAGGTCGACCTCGCCGTGGTCGCGGTGCCCGCGGCCGGCATCGACGACGTCATGGACTCCTGCCTGGCCAAGGGCGTGAAGGTGCTGGTGGTGATCAGCTCCGGGTTCGCCGACGCCGGGGGCGGCGGCACCGTCGCCGAGCGCCGCCTCGTCACCGAGGCCCGCTCGCACGGCATGCGGGTGGTCGGGCCGAACGCGCTCGGGGTGGCCAACCCCAGCCCGGCGGTGCGCCTGAACGCCACGCTGGCCCCCAAGCTGCCCGGGCACGGGCGGACCGGGTTCTTCTGCCAGTCCGGCGCGCTCGGCACCGCGATCCTGGCCAGCGCCCGGTCCCGCGGGCTGGGCCTGTCGTCGTTCGTCTCGGCCGGCAACCGCGCCGACGTCTCCGGCAACGACCTGCTGCAGTACTGGCAGACCGACCCGGACACCGACGTCGTGCTGCTCTACCTGGAGACGTTCGGCAACCCGCGCAAGTTCGCCCGGGTCGCCCGCCGTCTGGCCCGGACGAAGCCGGTGGTCGCGGTCAAGAGCGGCCGGCACACGGCGCCGGTGCCGTCGCTGGCCGCGATCTCCCCGCCGATCGACGAGGCCAGCGTCGAGGCGCTGTTCGAGCAGTCCGGCGTGATCCGGGTCGAGACCCTGCCGCAGCTGTTCGACACCGCCCTGCTGCTGGCCTACCAGCCCTTGCCCGCCGGGCGTCGCGTCGCCGTCGTCGGCAACTCGACGGCGCTGAACCTGCTGGTCACCGACGGTCTGCTGGACGAGGGGCTGGAGCTGGCCGGGGACCCGGTGGACGTCGGCACGGCTGCGTCGCCGGAGCAGTTCGCGGCCGGGGTGGAGGGCGCGCTGCGCGGGCCGGACGCCCCGGACGCGCTGATCGCGGTGTTCGTGCCGCCGGTCGCGATGCCGGGCGCGGACTACGCCCACGCCCTGCGCGACGTCGCCGACGGCGCCGGCATCCCGGTCAGCGCCGTGTTCCTGGCCGTCGAGGGCATCCCGCACGAGCTCTCCGTCCCGGGGCCGGACGGGTCACCCGGGCGCGGCTCGGTGCCCAGCTACGCCAGCCCCGAGCGGGCGGCGGCCGCACTGGGCCGCGTCACCCGCTACGCCGAGTGGCGCGAGACGCCGGTCGGGGAGTTCGTGGTGCCCGAGGGCATCGACACCGCACGGGCCCGCACCCTGGTCACGTCCCTGGGCGGCGAGCGCGAGCACACCCTGACCGACGACGAGGCTGTCGAGCTGCTGGGCTGCTACGGCATCGACGTCACCGCGTTCCGCACCGTGCACGGGGCCGACGCGGCCGTCGAGGCGGCCGGCGAGCTGGGGTTCCCGGTGGTGCTGAAGGCCGTCGGGCAGCGCTGGCGGCACCGCAGCGACTTCGTCGGCGTCCGGCTCGACCTCGGCTCGGCCGAGGCCGTCCGCACCGCGCACGCGGAGCTGGCCCTGCTCACCGGCTCGGACGAGGTCTACGTGCAGGCGATGGCGCCCAAGGGCACGTCGTGCATGCTCGAGGTGGTCGACGACCCCTCGTTCGGCTCTCTGCTGTCGTTCGGGCTCTCCGGGCTGGCCACGGAGCTGCTCGACGACCACGCCTACCGGGTGCTGCCGGTGTCCACCGACGACGCGGCCCGCCTGGTCCGGGCCCCGCGGGCGGCGCCGCTGCTCACCGGGTACCGGGGCACCGAGCCGGTCCGGATGGACGCGCTGGAGGACCTGGTGCTGCGCGTCGGGCAGCTCACCGAGGACATCCCACAGGTGCGGTCGCTGGCCCTGGACCCGATCCTGGCCTCGCCGCAGGGCGCGTTCGTCACCGGTGCCCGTCTGACCCTGGGCCCGCCTCCGAGCCGCGACGACGCGGGCCCCCGTCGCCTGCGCTGA
- a CDS encoding acetoin utilization protein AcuC — MNPRTSVVWTPEFLTYQLSDDHPLNPVRLDLTMELSRQLGVLDDVDLIAPEPATEAELTRVHTPGYQTAVRSAPEAPFGVGHGLGTADNPIFFGMHEAANLIAGGSVRAAREIHEGRADRAVNLAGGLHHAMPDRAAGFCVYNDCSVAIAWLLEQGYERIAYVDVDVHHGDGVQASFYDDPRVMTISLHQHPLTLWPGTGWAGEIGRGDGEGYAVNLAIPPGTGDAGWLRAFHGVVPSLLEKFQPQVLVTECGADTHSEDPLANMELSVDGHRAIYHSLRDLAERTAAGKWLVLGGGGYALFRVVPRSWTHLLAVVLDRDIDPDRPLPADWIARAATHTRAPLPVAMTDNADPAFTPWGGDGADRVDPTILETRRAVFPLHGLDPDDPRD, encoded by the coding sequence ATGAATCCGCGCACGTCGGTCGTGTGGACCCCGGAGTTCCTGACCTACCAGCTCTCCGACGACCACCCCCTGAACCCGGTCCGGCTCGACCTGACGATGGAGCTGTCGCGTCAGCTCGGCGTCCTCGACGACGTCGACCTGATCGCCCCGGAGCCCGCCACCGAGGCCGAGCTGACCCGGGTGCACACGCCCGGCTACCAGACCGCGGTGCGGTCTGCCCCGGAGGCGCCGTTCGGCGTCGGGCACGGCCTCGGGACCGCCGACAACCCGATCTTCTTCGGGATGCACGAGGCGGCGAACCTGATCGCCGGCGGCTCGGTGCGTGCCGCCCGCGAGATCCACGAGGGCCGCGCGGACCGCGCGGTCAACCTGGCCGGCGGGCTGCACCACGCGATGCCCGACCGGGCCGCGGGTTTCTGCGTCTACAACGACTGCTCGGTCGCCATCGCCTGGCTGCTCGAGCAGGGCTACGAGCGGATCGCCTACGTCGACGTCGACGTCCACCACGGCGACGGTGTCCAGGCCTCGTTCTACGACGACCCGCGGGTGATGACGATCTCGCTGCACCAGCACCCGCTGACGCTGTGGCCCGGCACCGGGTGGGCCGGCGAGATCGGCCGCGGCGACGGCGAGGGGTACGCGGTGAATCTCGCGATCCCGCCCGGCACCGGCGACGCCGGCTGGCTGCGCGCGTTCCACGGCGTCGTGCCGTCGCTGCTGGAGAAGTTCCAGCCCCAGGTGCTGGTCACCGAGTGCGGGGCCGACACCCACTCCGAGGACCCGCTGGCCAACATGGAGCTCTCGGTCGACGGGCACCGGGCGATCTACCACTCCCTGCGCGACCTGGCCGAGCGTACGGCCGCCGGCAAGTGGCTGGTGCTCGGCGGTGGCGGGTACGCGCTGTTCCGCGTCGTGCCCCGGTCCTGGACGCACCTGCTCGCCGTCGTGCTCGACCGCGACATCGACCCGGACCGCCCGCTGCCCGCGGACTGGATCGCCCGCGCCGCGACGCACACCCGGGCCCCGCTGCCGGTGGCGATGACCGACAACGCCGACCCGGCGTTCACCCCGTGGGGCGGTGACGGCGCCGACCGCGTCGACCCCACGATCCTGGAGACCCGCCGCGCGGTGTTCCCGCTGCACGGCCTCGACCCCGACGACCCCCGGGACTGA
- a CDS encoding sulfurtransferase, producing MLDVRWRLMGPPAGPDHAAARIPGAVFVDLGAQLASPAATTGGPGGGGRHPLPDPAALQEVLRRAGVGDDSAVVAYDDADGSAAARAWWLLRWSGLRADRVRVLDGGFAAWTAEGLPLAGEAVAEADRAPEPAVVPGDVVVRPGAMPVLDADGAAALARRGVLLDARAGARYRGETEPVDPRAGHIPGARNVPFAGNVGADGRWLSPSDLADRFRSAGVTDPTAVGVYCGSGVTASSLVLALEEAGVTSPDAPAALYPGSWSEWSSDPARPAATGPEPDGPTSAGNAP from the coding sequence GTGCTCGACGTCCGGTGGCGCCTCATGGGCCCTCCCGCCGGGCCCGACCACGCTGCGGCGCGCATCCCCGGCGCGGTGTTCGTCGACCTGGGCGCCCAGCTCGCCTCCCCCGCCGCCACCACCGGTGGGCCCGGCGGCGGCGGCCGGCACCCGTTGCCGGACCCGGCGGCGCTGCAGGAGGTCTTGCGCCGGGCCGGGGTGGGGGATGACTCCGCCGTGGTGGCCTACGACGACGCGGACGGCTCCGCCGCGGCCCGGGCCTGGTGGCTGCTGCGCTGGTCAGGGCTGCGGGCCGACCGGGTGCGGGTGCTCGACGGCGGGTTCGCCGCCTGGACCGCCGAGGGGCTGCCGCTCGCCGGGGAGGCCGTGGCCGAGGCCGATCGGGCCCCCGAACCCGCCGTGGTCCCCGGCGACGTCGTCGTGCGCCCGGGCGCCATGCCGGTCCTCGACGCCGACGGCGCCGCGGCGCTGGCCCGTCGCGGCGTGCTGCTCGACGCCCGCGCCGGGGCCCGCTACCGCGGCGAGACCGAACCGGTCGACCCGCGGGCCGGGCACATCCCCGGGGCGCGCAACGTGCCCTTCGCCGGCAACGTCGGCGCGGACGGCCGGTGGCTGTCCCCGTCCGATCTCGCCGACCGGTTCCGGTCCGCGGGTGTGACGGATCCGACGGCCGTCGGCGTCTACTGCGGGTCCGGCGTCACCGCCAGTTCGCTGGTCCTGGCCCTGGAGGAGGCGGGCGTCACCTCCCCGGACGCACCCGCCGCGCTCTACCCGGGGTCCTGGTCGGAGTGGAGCTCGGACCCCGCGCGCCCGGCCGCCACCGGCCCGGAGCCGGACGGGCCCACGTCCGCGGGGAACGCGCCGTGA
- a CDS encoding metal-dependent transcriptional regulator codes for MNELIDTTEMYLRTIYELEEEGVVPLRARIAERLGQSGPTVSQTVARMERDGLVVVAGDRHLELTEDGRGRAVAVMRKHRLAERLLIDVIGLEWELVHAEACRWEHVMSEDVERKLVRLLDKPTVSPYGNPIPGLEDLDLAENEVSTSASVPPTLEVGLQRLDEFARRGGGKVEIRRIAEHVQVDPDLMGELKLAGIVPGHSVDVQPIPRFGDAVPVHAEGEPASVAPLVAHAVLVRAQ; via the coding sequence TTGAACGAGCTCATCGACACCACAGAGATGTATCTGCGGACCATCTACGAACTCGAGGAGGAAGGCGTCGTCCCGCTGCGTGCGCGGATCGCCGAACGCCTCGGGCAGAGCGGACCCACCGTGAGCCAGACGGTGGCCCGAATGGAGCGTGACGGGCTGGTCGTCGTGGCCGGCGACCGGCACCTCGAGCTGACCGAGGACGGGCGCGGGCGCGCCGTCGCGGTGATGCGCAAGCATCGCCTCGCCGAGCGCCTGCTGATCGACGTCATCGGCCTCGAGTGGGAGCTGGTGCACGCCGAGGCGTGCCGCTGGGAGCACGTCATGAGCGAGGACGTGGAGCGCAAGCTCGTCCGGCTGCTCGACAAGCCGACCGTCTCCCCGTACGGCAACCCGATTCCCGGGCTGGAGGACCTCGACCTGGCCGAGAACGAGGTCTCGACCTCGGCGTCGGTGCCGCCCACCCTCGAGGTCGGGCTGCAGCGTCTCGACGAGTTCGCCCGCCGCGGCGGCGGGAAGGTCGAGATCCGGCGGATCGCCGAGCACGTCCAGGTCGACCCCGACCTGATGGGCGAGCTGAAGCTGGCCGGGATCGTCCCCGGTCACTCCGTGGACGTGCAGCCGATCCCGCGCTTCGGCGACGCCGTACCGGTGCACGCGGAGGGCGAACCGGCCTCGGTGGCCCCGCTCGTCGCACACGCGGTGCTGGTCCGGGCGCAGTAG
- the galE gene encoding UDP-glucose 4-epimerase GalE, with translation MKLLVTGGAGYVGSVCAAHLVETGHEVVVLDDLSTGHRDAVPPGARFVEGELGAAAGDVLAEGFDGVLHFAARSLVGESVQRPELYWHGNVVASFRLLEAIRAHSTPRLVFSSTAATYGEPEQVPIPETAPTRPTNPYGASKLAIDHMISSYTAAHALAATSLRYFNVAGAHEAFGERHAVETHLIPLVLQVALGTRESISVFGDDWPTPDGTCVRDYIHVDDLADAHLLALQYAVAGEHSIYNLGSGQGFSVREVIEACRAVTGHPIPAVTAPRRAGDPAVLVAAGDRAAERLGWKPSRTDLERIVGDAWAFAHKRA, from the coding sequence GTGAAGCTGCTCGTCACCGGCGGGGCGGGGTACGTCGGGAGCGTCTGCGCCGCGCACCTCGTCGAGACCGGCCACGAGGTCGTGGTGCTCGACGACCTGTCGACCGGGCACCGCGACGCCGTGCCGCCGGGTGCCCGGTTCGTCGAGGGCGAGCTGGGCGCCGCGGCGGGCGACGTACTCGCCGAGGGCTTCGACGGAGTCCTGCACTTCGCCGCGCGCTCGCTGGTCGGCGAGTCGGTGCAGCGCCCGGAGCTGTACTGGCACGGCAACGTCGTCGCCTCGTTCCGGCTGCTGGAGGCGATCCGCGCGCACTCCACCCCGCGGCTGGTCTTCTCCTCCACCGCGGCCACCTACGGCGAGCCGGAGCAGGTCCCGATCCCGGAGACCGCTCCGACCCGCCCCACCAACCCCTACGGGGCCAGCAAGCTCGCGATCGACCACATGATCAGCTCGTACACCGCGGCGCACGCCCTGGCCGCGACGAGCCTGCGCTACTTCAACGTGGCCGGCGCGCACGAGGCGTTCGGCGAGCGGCACGCCGTGGAGACCCACCTGATCCCGCTGGTCCTGCAGGTCGCGCTGGGCACCCGGGAGTCGATCTCGGTGTTCGGCGACGACTGGCCGACCCCGGACGGCACCTGCGTGCGGGACTACATCCACGTCGACGACCTGGCCGACGCGCACCTGCTCGCCCTGCAGTACGCCGTGGCGGGTGAGCACTCGATCTACAACCTCGGCAGCGGGCAGGGCTTCTCGGTGCGTGAGGTCATCGAGGCGTGCCGCGCGGTGACCGGGCACCCGATCCCGGCCGTGACCGCACCCCGTCGCGCCGGCGACCCGGCCGTGCTCGTCGCCGCCGGTGACCGGGCCGCGGAGCGCCTCGGGTGGAAGCCCAGCCGGACCGACCTGGAGCGCATCGTCGGCGACGCCTGGGCGTTCGCCCACAAGCGGGCCTGA
- a CDS encoding DUF4192 domain-containing protein has product MTTDPRTPRPPDDPAPGPPPDPPAPSDLPAPPDLPALPDLPAPADSPAPPDLLTPDDRADLDRLDGLRGPTDLAELVGAEAALGAVVRVSGTGDLVASLPVLIGFHPRDSLLLVSFGGANGRRVGLTVRVDLPRPDDVGHVCADAVGALATDNPSGAAVVVVQAGVAGSPGPYRSDVAAAVQTMLVEAGIEPQVLVWAAGTGHGDRWACFDLPGQRCGCTGVLPDPAATSAAAAAVRRGSVVLPDRAALADVLAADGETALRRRAGLRAAELDRAGTRAAAGGDPGPDRTAEHLALLAHCIDEAARCRLVVDDRTVLGFCAAFDVPAVRDAAVRLCLGPDAPHAEQLWAALSRSMPAPECAEPAALFAVCALLRGDGALAAIAVERALEAFGAHRLARIVDLMLRQVTGPGPLRRLLEQAYGAPPR; this is encoded by the coding sequence ATGACCACCGATCCGCGCACCCCCCGACCTCCCGACGACCCCGCGCCCGGCCCGCCGCCCGATCCGCCGGCCCCGTCCGATCTCCCTGCCCCGCCCGATCTCCCCGCCCTGCCCGATCTTCCTGCCCCGGCCGATTCCCCGGCACCGCCCGATCTCCTCACCCCCGACGACCGCGCCGACCTCGACCGGCTCGACGGGCTCCGTGGCCCGACCGACCTCGCCGAGCTCGTCGGCGCCGAGGCGGCCCTCGGTGCGGTGGTGCGTGTCAGCGGCACCGGGGACCTCGTCGCGTCCCTGCCGGTCCTGATCGGGTTCCACCCGCGGGACTCGTTGCTGCTGGTCTCCTTCGGCGGGGCGAACGGGCGGCGGGTCGGGCTCACCGTCCGGGTCGACCTCCCGAGACCGGACGACGTCGGGCACGTCTGCGCCGATGCCGTCGGTGCGCTGGCCACCGACAACCCGTCCGGTGCCGCCGTCGTCGTGGTGCAGGCCGGTGTGGCCGGATCCCCGGGGCCCTACCGCAGCGACGTGGCCGCCGCCGTGCAGACGATGCTCGTCGAGGCGGGGATCGAGCCGCAGGTCCTCGTGTGGGCGGCCGGCACCGGGCATGGGGACCGGTGGGCCTGCTTCGACCTGCCGGGGCAGCGCTGCGGCTGCACCGGGGTGCTGCCCGACCCGGCCGCCACGTCGGCGGCCGCCGCCGCGGTCCGGCGCGGATCGGTCGTGCTGCCGGACCGGGCCGCACTGGCCGATGTGCTCGCCGCCGACGGCGAGACCGCACTGCGACGGCGGGCCGGGCTGCGCGCCGCCGAGCTCGACCGGGCCGGTACCCGGGCCGCGGCGGGCGGTGACCCGGGCCCCGACCGCACCGCCGAGCACCTGGCGCTGCTGGCGCACTGCATCGACGAGGCCGCCCGGTGCCGGCTGGTCGTGGACGACCGGACCGTGCTGGGCTTCTGCGCGGCGTTCGACGTGCCCGCGGTCCGCGACGCCGCCGTGCGGCTCTGCCTCGGCCCGGACGCACCGCACGCCGAGCAGCTGTGGGCGGCGCTGTCCCGGTCGATGCCCGCCCCGGAGTGCGCCGAACCGGCCGCGCTGTTCGCGGTCTGCGCGCTGCTGCGCGGCGACGGTGCCCTGGCCGCGATCGCCGTGGAACGGGCCCTGGAGGCGTTCGGAGCACACCGGCTGGCCCGGATCGTGGACCTGATGCTGCGCCAGGTCACCGGACCGGGCCCGCTGCGAAGGCTGCTGGAACAGGCCTACGGAGCGCCGCCCCGATGA